In Herpetosiphon gulosus, one genomic interval encodes:
- a CDS encoding NAD(P)H-binding protein, with protein sequence MTAKNLVLVTGGTGKTGQRIVARLQAQGIKLRIGSRSASPSFDWNDQQTWPEALADVQSVYICYQPDLAIPAAIDTIRAFCQLAVASGVKHLVLLSGRGEPEAQACEQVVQTAGVAWTIMRAGWFMQNFSESFFHEPLLNGQIFLPASDVKEPFIDADDIADVAVAALTNVEQHQGQLYEITGPRLMTFAEAISEIAQANGRPIDYQPIPIEAYLEALREQQWPADMLWLVEYLFSQVLDGRNAYTTNGVERALGRQPNDFSKFAREAAARGVWQLASVSR encoded by the coding sequence ATGACAGCTAAAAATCTGGTTTTGGTCACAGGTGGCACGGGCAAAACAGGTCAGCGGATTGTCGCCCGCTTACAAGCCCAGGGCATCAAGCTACGCATTGGCTCGCGTTCAGCCAGCCCCAGTTTCGATTGGAATGATCAACAAACTTGGCCGGAAGCCTTGGCCGATGTGCAAAGCGTCTACATCTGCTACCAACCTGATCTGGCGATTCCGGCTGCAATCGATACAATTCGGGCCTTTTGCCAGTTGGCGGTTGCCAGCGGAGTTAAACATTTGGTGCTGCTCTCGGGGCGCGGCGAACCAGAAGCCCAAGCCTGTGAGCAAGTTGTGCAAACCGCAGGCGTAGCTTGGACGATTATGCGAGCAGGCTGGTTTATGCAAAATTTTAGCGAATCATTTTTTCACGAGCCACTGCTCAATGGCCAAATCTTCTTGCCCGCCAGCGATGTCAAAGAGCCATTTATTGATGCCGATGATATTGCCGATGTGGCGGTGGCCGCCTTGACTAACGTTGAACAACATCAAGGCCAATTGTATGAAATTACTGGGCCGCGCCTCATGACCTTTGCCGAAGCCATTAGCGAAATTGCCCAAGCCAATGGCCGCCCAATCGATTATCAGCCCATTCCGATCGAGGCCTATCTGGAAGCATTACGCGAACAACAGTGGCCTGCCGACATGCTTTGGTTGGTCGAATATTTGTTTAGCCAAGTGCTTGATGGCCGCAATGCCTACACAACCAATGGAGTCGAACGCGCCTTAGGTCGCCAGCCCAACGACTTCAGCAAGTTTGCGCGTGAGGCCGCAGCCCGTGGCGTTTGGCAACTTGCCAGCGTCAGTCGCTAG
- a CDS encoding PKD domain-containing protein yields the protein MIRETSKLARVVSMSLILLLAFQMMVYPYASSAAPSDQATSQQSPATGLIRDRNEQLDPYLQRVAAADPDLFQEAALLAVQDVFNGNLPEIAGDKAIEEQISYYLNRAALGLPMQPSSNDPTQSSAIQDDTYLWESNQAAIGATWQMTARPDGDPRIFAQEFDALAAAQMPATAPDSGFAPSASVVEAAPQPALDPAETVVVPAIPSSPVKLKSQTFIPSRPATSQFVPNLPSQQAEADFSGLRIQPQVALNNPVQTPHAKLVVTATAPLQTNFGSIITYTVTVSNTGGQAASLVELSQRLPANGILQGSVNDCVLKDGEQLVCAVGNLNVNQSKTYQVPVLMKGNGALISTLTVKDTFIVNPDTKPATAKISTKVNSTNRTQQDVGKIAIAAEEFTTIFGQTEASGAVEIGFKKDGKYTYHLRLGPNDKIKWDAVGTPTIIETYGNVAQIQENFPLFKGDFTIDVTKDKPFIKPSPTITPTIKQLAGFQLLGSAVISDVAILSGEAGFMTELKVSLPAITTTSTLTPTTNMTTTTLLQPSSILTGTNPITGTNPVSGTVKKNTLRVTGVIKPGGKGEAKINEFEMYFAGLKVKVKNATFSGDKIKVKQALLTMPKELGELTGIISEIEVTSNSINFGGVGVKIPLPNIYPLGKPITATNPLTPTSLLAQSVALSETGAYTPAISFIKNSATIMYDNKDGFSLQIDSTLDLHVADNDRKIPVELKIDWKGNVKGTIKELKLKIAGHDLEMKEVEITNTGLKVSEASFTITFPSEKKEEPKPPAAGDPPAAPKEGDKKKEDKKLTITVKKVSITKQGLAIGEGAVATDLPDFGLGESIRFTKNKVKFVVTNPITSPVMELELEGTLKVLIKSSEMETKFAAKWDKKGKFSGKLKELTLTVASSKLELKNVEFNTQRFATNSASLTLPPILGSTQIALTKVVIDENGLSFGDAAVKIPVRFTIGKQNGEPSPTNSVTISGTLGLDYKQDKSYSFVFAGKVSITLASQTAEAEGLVRIDKDGKVTGDVDSFELTIAGMKLAIKEASIENGTVKAREATFAIPKEWGGLSVSVYNIEISKEGFSIGGGSFKLPEIKVGDMSLTLEGTLKKEGNGWVIAAGGELKLPNSGGAGCSGLGVSVEIFAGSNQTVAMRIAPASTDALNEFQLRKVGVVLKCTIPLGASGFDLTRISGTVTLTSNVTKIEMSATIESKMGIGSFRAVTADGNMSMEYVKNPYKFEIGIGASMKIFSMFEAARASAKMRFTDGAVPFLFTAEMNINAVIARGNMKLTAWTKDGAFNLVGRIYGEVGVKRGALVDRCWRIWMPWPFDDQDVCLTLPGSDLFFGAGMEFGKFKRGGGDVWGFKASVNIAGANYGIYVDTSGRFSVGNVDDYRLIDAPSLRRAKYLHDLNAQQQLNRASLSAEDLALFNDYSFNNQEIIISTVEMTRPGDLMINMLRLSYDTDIQVSLVRPDGLRMTGSNAAGNLNFSETLVDPRDIRDPITQEGNAAAPPMLQTSLNVTNAALGEWKLVLNRAPAYDFIINVSGTVYGPPISDLAVTNQNDGNNSVDLTWTQSTPFTSTATIYASQDTITDTASYTKTNNFMRPDGIMATETITVDVGTVTKFSGYPLVSFDYAEGLQNADETLDLSSLKSGVYNLWLEVNDGQNPPSRHYFPNTVSVLHTWQPTWTTTSVITPGYGSLDLAWTKHPDPDVDGYEIHVRNEADQFDEDSYIVDIGDALSQTITGLNANQSYELTVIGYDSGTGRTSTAAPVTATPLVAPFSITANPTELTLDAGVAGTSNLTLASSINPYPEQIFIEVAGLPEGFAAHITTPIVTPTLAGVQSSVVLTPAASLLGGTYTVTLVALSNGTAHYLDIPVMVNEPDFTLRTSVDNLTLTNFNSTSVEIDATYQFSEQDEIFVDVLDIPFGVDWSFTRSSFMPGEQTRLILTDTIDLEYGEYPITLLAFDNEHAYTKTLTLAVTGFYIEVAEDQAARPHEVAAPYVLNIDGNEWVSPIEFSIEEPADEELFFVNLSSATAEVGQLVNLELSALIDTAPGTYEVLLHASSEGYTQTLPLYVTVEANAMATDLVMGYEGLIGGYIVAGESYSYTLAPKNISLNPALDVAVIDRMLANGLVTLDDPDGCGVTTNGAATTINCSLGAIAAGSQNSATTLTWQVKPEVAEGTLISHTSELVINDTSLYSETSAIDNVGELAFTVERLSDLALTVDYDQMVNAGELTTLTATITNTGPSDAANVVIEFYLPAGTSLASADVGCIQEAELVHCEVGMMSVDQAETFAIQLSVGPNQRDYLETLVAVDSDSYDQDLNNNAVYSFAEVVAVADLSMTIEPNRTAINEGEVVEYLLTLVNQGSATANNLQIELDLPDEADIVEVRIGNVLDVPEALTLEPGATLTATVDILYPEDDAGTPISVEAFAFADEASEVNATSVDVTVANLAPTGIFTNTMVVNEGEFGILAVMIDDAGNEYDPLTVAWDLDNDGAFDDSTTAITRFDARSFDGTTTRPVAVKILDDDGAETIVNGTVLVRNVAPTVAAGSDQFQIYDQQFTLDLALTDPFANDTKTASIDWGDGAIDTIPLAAQVTSTSASHSFSAIGNYTTKVCVTDDNQGQGCDEVVLYAMCRDNGLLVRVVQQNQQISIILENASGNLAIPTGMPLTLYHGNTALQTFVLDQPLAVGASRTLNYTWANAPLSANLRVVSDDDGTGTKSTDLCSGSVYKWAINTTIYAPVIMVNR from the coding sequence ATGATTCGCGAAACTAGTAAGCTTGCCCGAGTCGTGAGCATGAGTTTGATTTTGCTGTTAGCCTTCCAAATGATGGTCTATCCTTACGCATCGTCTGCTGCACCGAGCGATCAAGCAACTTCCCAACAATCCCCTGCCACTGGCTTAATTCGTGACCGTAACGAGCAACTTGATCCCTATTTGCAACGGGTTGCTGCTGCTGATCCCGATTTGTTCCAAGAAGCTGCATTATTAGCCGTCCAAGATGTGTTTAATGGTAATTTGCCTGAAATTGCAGGCGACAAAGCGATCGAGGAGCAAATTAGCTATTATCTGAATCGCGCTGCCTTGGGTTTGCCGATGCAGCCAAGCAGCAACGATCCGACGCAGAGTTCCGCTATACAGGATGATACCTATTTGTGGGAGAGCAACCAAGCCGCGATTGGTGCAACCTGGCAGATGACTGCCCGACCTGATGGCGACCCGCGTATATTTGCCCAAGAATTTGATGCTTTGGCGGCGGCCCAAATGCCTGCCACTGCCCCAGATTCAGGGTTTGCCCCAAGTGCGTCTGTGGTTGAAGCAGCCCCACAACCAGCGCTTGACCCAGCAGAAACGGTGGTTGTGCCCGCCATCCCAAGTAGTCCAGTTAAGCTTAAATCCCAAACCTTTATTCCAAGTCGCCCAGCTACCAGCCAATTTGTACCCAACTTGCCCAGCCAACAAGCCGAAGCCGATTTTAGTGGCTTGCGGATTCAGCCTCAAGTAGCCTTGAATAACCCAGTGCAAACGCCCCATGCCAAGTTGGTGGTTACCGCTACGGCTCCGTTGCAAACCAATTTCGGCTCAATCATTACTTATACCGTGACCGTTAGTAATACTGGTGGTCAAGCAGCTTCCTTAGTCGAGTTGAGCCAGCGTTTGCCAGCCAACGGTATTTTGCAAGGCTCGGTTAATGATTGTGTATTAAAAGATGGCGAACAACTAGTTTGTGCGGTTGGCAATTTGAATGTCAACCAAAGCAAAACCTACCAAGTGCCTGTGTTGATGAAGGGCAATGGGGCTTTGATCAGTACCTTGACGGTCAAAGATACCTTTATTGTCAACCCCGATACCAAACCTGCTACCGCCAAAATTAGCACTAAAGTTAATTCAACCAATCGTACCCAACAAGATGTTGGCAAGATCGCAATTGCTGCCGAGGAATTTACGACTATTTTTGGTCAGACTGAAGCCAGCGGCGCGGTCGAAATTGGCTTTAAAAAAGATGGCAAATATACCTATCATCTTCGCCTCGGCCCCAACGATAAAATTAAATGGGATGCCGTTGGCACGCCAACAATTATTGAAACCTACGGCAATGTTGCCCAAATTCAAGAAAATTTTCCTTTGTTCAAGGGCGATTTTACAATTGATGTAACCAAAGATAAGCCTTTTATCAAGCCAAGTCCTACAATTACGCCAACGATCAAGCAGTTGGCGGGCTTCCAGCTTTTAGGGAGCGCCGTGATTAGCGATGTGGCAATTTTGTCGGGCGAAGCGGGCTTTATGACCGAACTCAAAGTTTCGCTGCCTGCCATTACCACCACCTCGACCTTGACCCCAACTACCAACATGACCACCACCACGTTGTTGCAACCAAGCAGTATTTTGACTGGCACGAACCCAATCACTGGGACGAATCCAGTTTCTGGGACGGTCAAGAAAAACACCTTGCGTGTGACGGGGGTGATCAAGCCAGGCGGTAAGGGCGAAGCCAAAATCAATGAATTTGAAATGTATTTTGCAGGCTTGAAGGTTAAAGTTAAAAATGCAACCTTCAGTGGCGATAAAATTAAAGTTAAGCAAGCACTTTTGACTATGCCCAAGGAGCTAGGTGAGCTAACCGGAATTATCTCGGAGATCGAAGTGACCTCAAATTCGATCAACTTTGGTGGGGTTGGGGTTAAAATTCCGCTGCCCAATATTTATCCTTTGGGCAAGCCAATTACTGCTACAAACCCGCTTACCCCCACCAGTTTGTTGGCGCAATCGGTGGCGCTGAGCGAAACTGGAGCCTATACACCAGCAATTTCGTTTATCAAAAACTCGGCCACCATCATGTACGACAACAAAGATGGCTTTAGCCTGCAAATTGATAGTACCCTCGATTTGCATGTTGCCGATAATGATCGCAAAATTCCGGTCGAATTGAAAATTGACTGGAAAGGGAATGTCAAAGGCACAATCAAAGAGCTGAAGTTGAAAATTGCCGGCCACGACTTGGAAATGAAGGAAGTCGAAATTACCAATACTGGCTTGAAAGTCAGTGAAGCCAGTTTTACGATCACCTTCCCATCTGAGAAGAAGGAAGAACCGAAACCGCCTGCCGCTGGCGATCCGCCTGCTGCACCTAAGGAAGGCGATAAGAAAAAAGAAGATAAAAAACTAACGATCACGGTCAAGAAAGTTTCGATTACCAAGCAGGGCTTGGCGATTGGCGAAGGCGCAGTTGCCACCGATTTACCAGATTTTGGGCTTGGCGAGAGTATTCGCTTTACCAAAAATAAAGTTAAATTTGTGGTAACCAACCCAATTACCAGCCCAGTCATGGAGCTAGAGCTTGAAGGCACGCTCAAGGTGTTGATCAAGAGCAGCGAGATGGAAACTAAATTTGCTGCGAAATGGGATAAAAAGGGTAAATTCTCGGGCAAACTCAAAGAACTAACCCTGACGGTGGCTAGTTCGAAGCTGGAATTGAAAAATGTTGAATTCAATACTCAACGCTTCGCGACCAATTCGGCCAGCTTGACCTTGCCACCAATTCTTGGCAGCACCCAAATTGCCTTAACTAAAGTGGTGATTGATGAAAACGGCCTGTCGTTTGGTGATGCGGCGGTCAAAATTCCGGTCAGATTTACGATTGGCAAGCAAAATGGTGAGCCTAGCCCAACCAATTCGGTCACGATTTCGGGCACGCTCGGCCTCGATTATAAGCAAGATAAATCGTATAGCTTTGTGTTTGCGGGCAAAGTCTCAATCACGCTGGCCTCGCAAACTGCCGAAGCCGAAGGCCTTGTGCGAATCGATAAAGATGGCAAGGTAACAGGCGACGTTGATAGCTTCGAGTTGACGATTGCTGGCATGAAGTTGGCGATCAAAGAGGCCAGCATCGAAAATGGTACAGTCAAGGCCCGCGAGGCAACCTTTGCGATTCCCAAAGAATGGGGGGGGCTATCCGTTTCGGTCTACAACATCGAAATATCTAAAGAAGGCTTTTCGATTGGTGGCGGCTCATTCAAGCTGCCTGAAATCAAAGTTGGCGACATGTCGCTGACTCTCGAAGGCACGCTCAAAAAGGAAGGCAACGGCTGGGTCATCGCAGCTGGTGGTGAATTGAAATTGCCTAATTCGGGCGGTGCTGGCTGTAGTGGCTTGGGCGTGAGTGTCGAGATTTTTGCTGGTAGCAATCAAACCGTCGCGATGCGGATCGCCCCCGCTTCGACGGATGCCCTGAACGAATTCCAATTGCGCAAAGTTGGGGTGGTGCTTAAATGTACGATTCCTTTAGGCGCAAGTGGCTTTGATCTCACGCGGATTTCAGGCACGGTTACCCTGACTAGCAATGTGACCAAAATCGAGATGAGCGCCACGATCGAGAGCAAAATGGGGATTGGTAGCTTCCGCGCCGTGACTGCCGATGGCAATATGTCCATGGAATATGTCAAAAACCCCTATAAATTTGAGATTGGTATCGGCGCATCGATGAAGATTTTCTCGATGTTTGAGGCTGCTCGGGCTAGTGCCAAGATGCGCTTTACCGATGGTGCAGTGCCCTTCCTCTTTACCGCCGAAATGAATATTAATGCCGTGATTGCTCGTGGCAATATGAAACTGACCGCTTGGACGAAAGATGGTGCGTTCAACTTGGTTGGGCGGATCTATGGCGAGGTGGGAGTTAAACGTGGCGCATTGGTTGATCGCTGCTGGCGGATCTGGATGCCCTGGCCTTTCGATGATCAAGATGTTTGTTTGACCCTGCCGGGTAGCGACCTGTTTTTTGGCGCAGGCATGGAGTTTGGCAAGTTCAAGCGCGGCGGTGGTGATGTTTGGGGTTTCAAAGCCAGCGTCAATATTGCCGGAGCCAACTATGGAATTTACGTTGATACCAGTGGCCGATTTAGCGTGGGCAATGTTGATGATTATCGTTTGATCGATGCGCCATCACTGCGCCGCGCCAAATATTTGCACGATCTGAATGCCCAACAGCAACTCAATCGCGCTAGCCTGAGCGCTGAAGATCTAGCGTTATTTAACGACTATAGCTTCAACAACCAAGAAATTATCATCAGTACCGTCGAAATGACCCGCCCTGGCGACTTGATGATCAATATGTTGCGCTTAAGCTATGATACCGATATTCAGGTGAGCTTAGTGCGCCCCGATGGCTTGCGAATGACTGGCAGTAACGCAGCTGGTAATCTAAATTTCAGCGAAACCTTGGTTGATCCACGCGATATTCGCGACCCAATTACCCAAGAAGGTAATGCTGCTGCACCACCAATGCTGCAAACTAGCCTGAATGTGACTAATGCTGCGCTTGGTGAATGGAAGTTGGTGTTGAATCGCGCTCCCGCCTATGATTTTATTATCAATGTTAGCGGCACGGTTTATGGCCCTCCGATTAGTGATTTGGCCGTGACCAACCAGAACGATGGCAATAATAGTGTTGATTTGACTTGGACCCAAAGCACGCCATTTACTTCGACTGCGACGATTTACGCTAGCCAAGATACAATTACTGACACTGCTAGCTATACCAAAACTAATAACTTTATGCGCCCCGATGGGATTATGGCGACCGAAACGATTACGGTTGATGTTGGCACGGTGACCAAGTTTAGTGGGTATCCTTTAGTTAGCTTTGATTATGCTGAAGGCTTGCAAAACGCCGACGAAACGCTTGATCTTTCCTCGCTCAAGAGTGGGGTTTACAATCTGTGGCTCGAAGTCAACGACGGCCAAAATCCGCCAAGCCGCCACTATTTCCCGAACACCGTGAGCGTATTGCACACATGGCAACCAACTTGGACGACCACCAGCGTGATTACCCCAGGCTATGGTAGTTTGGATCTGGCTTGGACCAAGCATCCCGATCCTGATGTTGATGGCTATGAAATTCATGTGCGCAATGAAGCCGATCAGTTTGATGAAGATAGCTATATTGTGGATATTGGCGATGCTTTATCCCAAACAATCACGGGCTTAAATGCCAATCAAAGCTATGAGCTAACCGTGATTGGCTACGATTCAGGCACTGGCCGAACCTCGACAGCTGCTCCCGTTACGGCTACGCCATTGGTTGCGCCATTCAGTATCACGGCCAATCCAACCGAATTGACCTTGGATGCGGGAGTGGCGGGCACAAGCAACTTAACGCTTGCTTCGAGCATCAATCCGTATCCAGAGCAAATATTTATTGAAGTTGCTGGTTTGCCTGAGGGTTTTGCCGCTCATATCACCACGCCAATCGTAACCCCGACCTTGGCTGGTGTGCAATCGAGTGTGGTGCTCACGCCTGCCGCTAGTTTGCTCGGCGGAACCTACACCGTAACCTTGGTGGCCCTATCGAATGGAACCGCACACTATCTCGATATTCCGGTGATGGTGAATGAGCCTGATTTTACGTTGCGTACCAGCGTTGATAACCTGACCTTGACCAACTTCAATAGCACTAGCGTTGAAATTGATGCAACCTATCAATTCAGCGAACAGGATGAGATTTTCGTTGATGTGCTGGATATACCGTTTGGGGTCGATTGGTCGTTTACCCGCTCAAGTTTTATGCCAGGTGAACAGACCCGCCTGATCTTAACCGATACGATCGATCTGGAGTATGGCGAATATCCAATTACCTTACTAGCTTTTGATAACGAGCATGCCTATACCAAAACCCTGACTTTGGCCGTCACTGGCTTCTATATTGAAGTTGCTGAAGATCAAGCCGCCCGCCCACATGAAGTTGCTGCGCCCTACGTTTTGAATATTGATGGCAACGAATGGGTTTCGCCAATCGAATTCAGCATCGAAGAGCCTGCCGATGAAGAATTGTTCTTTGTCAACTTGTCGAGCGCCACGGCTGAAGTTGGTCAATTGGTCAACCTTGAACTGAGCGCGTTGATTGATACTGCGCCTGGAACCTATGAAGTGTTGCTGCATGCCAGTAGCGAGGGCTATACCCAAACCTTACCGTTGTATGTCACGGTCGAAGCGAATGCCATGGCTACCGATTTGGTGATGGGCTATGAAGGCTTGATTGGCGGCTATATCGTGGCTGGCGAAAGCTACAGCTATACGCTTGCTCCCAAGAATATCAGCTTGAATCCGGCGCTTGATGTTGCCGTGATCGATCGGATGTTGGCAAATGGCCTGGTCACGCTGGATGACCCTGATGGCTGTGGGGTTACGACGAATGGCGCTGCGACAACCATTAATTGTAGCCTTGGCGCTATTGCGGCAGGCAGCCAAAATAGCGCTACAACCCTGACTTGGCAGGTCAAGCCCGAGGTCGCCGAAGGCACGCTGATCTCGCATACTAGCGAATTGGTTATCAACGATACGAGCTTGTATAGTGAAACTTCGGCGATCGATAATGTTGGCGAGTTGGCTTTTACCGTCGAACGTTTATCGGATTTAGCCTTGACTGTAGACTACGATCAAATGGTGAATGCTGGTGAATTGACCACCCTGACCGCTACCATCACCAATACCGGCCCTTCGGATGCAGCAAATGTAGTTATTGAGTTTTACTTACCAGCCGGAACCAGCCTAGCATCGGCTGATGTTGGCTGTATTCAAGAAGCTGAGTTGGTGCATTGCGAGGTTGGCATGATGAGCGTTGATCAGGCTGAAACCTTCGCGATTCAGCTTTCGGTTGGCCCAAATCAACGTGACTATCTGGAAACCTTGGTGGCCGTTGATAGCGATTCGTATGACCAAGATTTGAACAATAACGCTGTATACAGCTTCGCGGAAGTTGTGGCGGTGGCTGATTTGAGCATGACGATTGAGCCAAATCGTACAGCAATCAATGAAGGTGAAGTTGTCGAATATCTGTTGACGCTTGTCAATCAAGGCTCAGCCACGGCCAATAATCTGCAAATCGAGCTTGATTTGCCCGACGAGGCCGATATTGTTGAGGTACGGATTGGCAATGTGTTGGATGTGCCGGAAGCATTGACGCTTGAGCCAGGTGCAACATTAACTGCAACGGTTGACATTCTTTACCCCGAGGATGATGCAGGTACGCCAATTAGTGTGGAAGCCTTTGCCTTTGCCGATGAAGCTAGCGAGGTAAATGCAACCAGTGTCGATGTAACTGTGGCGAATCTGGCTCCAACTGGCATCTTTACCAATACGATGGTGGTCAACGAAGGCGAATTCGGCATTTTGGCCGTGATGATCGATGATGCTGGCAACGAGTATGATCCATTGACGGTCGCTTGGGATCTCGATAACGATGGCGCATTTGACGATTCGACTACGGCGATCACCCGTTTCGATGCCCGCTCGTTTGACGGAACTACCACCCGTCCAGTCGCGGTCAAGATTCTTGATGATGATGGCGCTGAAACCATTGTCAATGGCACGGTGCTGGTGCGCAACGTTGCGCCGACCGTCGCGGCTGGGTCTGATCAGTTCCAAATCTATGATCAGCAATTTACCCTTGATTTGGCCTTGACCGACCCATTTGCCAATGACACCAAAACCGCCAGCATCGATTGGGGCGATGGGGCGATTGATACGATTCCATTGGCGGCCCAAGTGACTAGCACCAGTGCCAGCCATAGCTTTAGCGCAATTGGCAACTACACGACCAAAGTTTGTGTGACCGACGATAATCAAGGCCAAGGCTGCGATGAGGTTGTGCTGTATGCGATGTGTCGCGACAATGGTTTGTTGGTACGGGTTGTACAGCAAAATCAGCAAATCAGCATCATCTTGGAGAATGCCAGCGGCAATTTGGCGATTCCAACTGGCATGCCATTGACCTTGTATCACGGTAATACGGCGCTGCAAACTTTTGTGCTTGATCAGCCGTTGGCAGTGGGAGCCTCACGTACGCTCAACTATACGTGGGCTAACGCGCCGCTGAGTGCCAACCTACGAGTGGTCAGCGATGATGATGGCACAGGCACGAAATCGACTGATCTCTGTTCCGGTAGTGTTTATAAGTGGGCAATTAATACCACGATCTATGCTCCGGTGATTATGGTTAATCGCTGA
- a CDS encoding MerR family transcriptional regulator: protein MFTVGEFARIAQVSKRFLRYYDELGLFPPASIDHANGRRYYSAEQLPALNRILVLKDLGFSLDQIKDLAHDQISAEQMQQLLRQKKAEIEAHLREETQRIHRIESRLNALNDFDKPLNVVLKPMPSQNVLSTRIVAENFESGLQAIQQIRQHLPTSKRYGLCFCICQDSTTSIYDMDLEIGCFIEQTKHAPIKISPQFELQFNQHPASELMATSVVQGPLERILTSYEQIGRWAELNGYRPIGMPREISLQLPQTSDASDLLTEVQFPIEPIK from the coding sequence ATGTTTACGGTCGGCGAATTTGCCCGCATTGCGCAGGTTTCCAAGCGTTTTTTGCGCTACTACGATGAATTAGGCCTGTTTCCGCCAGCAAGCATCGACCACGCCAATGGCCGACGCTACTACAGCGCTGAGCAATTACCAGCCTTGAACCGAATTTTGGTGCTCAAAGATTTGGGCTTTTCGCTCGATCAAATTAAAGATCTCGCCCACGATCAGATCTCTGCTGAGCAGATGCAACAGCTCTTACGTCAGAAAAAAGCTGAGATCGAAGCCCATTTGCGCGAAGAAACTCAACGTATTCATCGCATTGAATCACGCTTGAATGCACTGAATGATTTTGACAAGCCGCTGAATGTGGTGCTCAAGCCAATGCCCAGCCAAAACGTGCTCAGCACCCGCATCGTCGCCGAAAATTTCGAATCAGGCTTGCAGGCGATTCAACAGATTCGTCAACATCTGCCAACCAGCAAACGCTATGGCTTGTGCTTTTGTATCTGTCAAGATAGTACGACCTCAATCTATGATATGGATTTGGAAATTGGCTGTTTTATTGAGCAAACCAAGCATGCACCAATCAAAATTTCGCCCCAATTTGAATTACAGTTCAACCAACACCCCGCCAGCGAACTGATGGCCACCAGCGTGGTACAAGGCCCGCTTGAGCGCATTTTGACCAGCTACGAGCAAATTGGCCGTTGGGCCGAACTAAATGGCTATCGACCAATCGGCATGCCGCGCGAAATTTCGTTGCAACTGCCGCAAACCAGCGATGCCAGCGATTTACTGACCGAAGTGCAATTTCCGATCGAGCCAATTAAATGA
- a CDS encoding flavodoxin domain-containing protein, whose amino-acid sequence MTILVTYASRGGATAGVAQAIAKVLIEQGLQVTLLPMQQVHDLSNYQAVVAGSAIHKNNWLPEALTFVKQHQSALQTKPFAAFLTCLALAMTKQPEKTRTDVAQWLQPVRNLVQPCSEGLFAGVLDLSKISLGYRMLFRGAMLVRRWREGDYRNWPAIEAWAAALPSQLI is encoded by the coding sequence ATGACGATTTTGGTAACCTATGCTAGTCGCGGTGGGGCAACGGCAGGAGTGGCCCAAGCGATCGCCAAAGTTTTGATTGAACAAGGTTTACAAGTAACGCTGCTACCAATGCAGCAAGTGCACGATCTGAGCAACTATCAGGCGGTCGTTGCAGGCAGCGCCATTCACAAAAATAATTGGTTGCCCGAGGCACTGACCTTTGTCAAACAGCATCAATCAGCGTTGCAAACCAAACCATTTGCAGCTTTTTTGACCTGCTTGGCCTTGGCAATGACCAAACAGCCTGAAAAAACTCGCACTGATGTAGCTCAATGGCTGCAACCAGTACGTAATTTGGTGCAGCCATGTAGCGAAGGCCTATTTGCTGGCGTATTGGATTTAAGCAAAATCAGTTTGGGCTACCGAATGTTATTTCGCGGCGCAATGCTAGTGCGACGCTGGCGCGAGGGCGATTATCGCAATTGGCCAGCGATTGAAGCATGGGCCGCTGCGCTACCAAGTCAACTAATCTGA